tgacctCATCTTTGGATCaggtcacatcacaccaccataTCATTGATTATTCCTTACCCATCACTTACGTTATGACGGCTATAAACGTTTATTCTTCGAAGTTCTCTGTCCTGAGCACAGAAAACACAATAGCTTCTCCTTTAACTATGAAGCACAGACACTAGAAACTATGTCATCAGTTATATGTTTTTCTTCAATAAACACtaatagttttttattttgaatttcagTCAGAACTAGCATTTAGATTTAGTTTTAGTCTGAATTTAGCCTTTGGGTTTTGCAGGTCTAGTACACTGACACTAGACATTGGAGATTCTGCAGCATTAAAAGAGCAGTGTGTGGAGCCTAAAAGAGCAGCATGTAGATTGAGGGGCTCCCAGTCAGTCCATGTAAAATAAAGAGGGAGTTAAGAATTTAGTCACGGGGAAGAGGACCTGTCCCAATtgttgttacacacacacacatttgcttatGCACAAAAGAGGAAAATAGTCCTGAcctgacatctctctctctctctctctctctctctctctctctctctctctctctctctctctctctctctcacacacacacacacacacacacaaacacacacacacatgcacatacacatacacagttgAACACATAgttgcgcgcacacacacacacacacacagaggcagaaaGCAGGAGAATGAGCAAGCAGACAAAAGCAGGCTTGTATATGAGAATGTGAAGGACAGATCCTTTCTCCAATACTCTCTCGTGTGCCTGACAGGGGGCAGGCAGCATGGGGAACAATGTCATACTCGTCCCAGAGAAGAGAGACAAGAAGTGCAAAGAATGTGccaaaaaataatttgaagAGGAGTTAAGAAGAAAAGAGGCTTATGATAAAAACATGCCTAAAATCCACCAACGATAATAATCAGCTTCCTGCTTTTTATACACATCAGTGAGAAAATGGAATAAAAGAAACTAAAGAGCAGAAAATGTGCCATTCAAATAAGAAATAGGTAATGCACTAAACACACTATGGAGAagcatttgtttctttttccttctcgcTCACTGAATACGTGCATATTTTCACCTATGCGTAATGCAGGGCGGTCGTGCCGATCCTTGAACGATGGCACAGTTGAAAATATGAACTCTGATGTTTATGGTAatgagtgtgtaggagtgtttaCAATACTACTATCGATATCTGGAGAGCACAAATCTCCATTACAGGAGCACTTTTGTTCGGCGAAGCCAATCAAACACCTTTTATTTAGCATACCACTTAAGATTGACCTAGCAAAGAGCCACCGTTTAACCTCTCTCTGAGATTCTGCATGCTTTCCCCTAGCACTTTAATGAAGCTGGGGATACTGCGGTGCTGGAATAACATTACATGGCAAAATACATTAGAGCTAAGGATATAATGGTTTGAAAAAGTCACAGCTTGATAACATTTACACAATATTATTTTGATAAAGGCTTTTATGCAAAGACAACCACGTATCTGGAtctttgtactgtattgtaatgACACCAGTACGTGTGGCATTGCTTTCAGGCAAGATGTGGAAGATACTGAAGATATTCCTAACATACGACCGTCTCTCCAGGCTCTAAAACTTGACTATTCTCTCACCATGTCTTATGTGTTGTTCATTCACAGGCCACTTTAATAAGAACACCTCTACATCCCACTTTCTCCTTCATCCAATCAGCCACTAATGTTTTGAAACATGTACTTAGATTCATATAGATACATATTTTGTTCAGTTATTTATTAGCTTCACACTCAAAGCTTAAAAAGCCTTCATGCTGTGGCATGTTTATATGATGTTCTATATTTAGTttcgatttaaaaaaatactagcCTTCCTGAAGTGAGATATGTTTATcttttgtatgtacaaattgaTCAGATTGTGTCGTTCTTTGTGGAAGGAAATGACATTTAACTAGCAAGGTTTTAGATGTTGCTTTGGTAAAACATGCATAACAGGGCAGAAGGTCTGTGGATAAGTGACTATCACATCTGACCTGTAtgccaccaccacctccaccaccaccctgCTTCTATAATAAACTCAGATTTTTCCATTGAATTGCCTCTATTTATCCACAAGAACATTAGTAAAGTCAGGCACTGGTGTCAGGTAAAAGAAAGCCTTATATTTGATCTTAATTGTTCATTTTGGCAGCtcactttgttcatttttgcCTAATTTGCTTTGCCTGTTTGAGCCCATTTCCAAGTgtctgcttttctgttcattttcttcGGAAACATGGAGTCTCTTGTTTGAGTCCATCCTTTTGTAAGTCAGCGCTGAATGCCTTCTATCACCCAGATATTGTAACTGCAATGCTTGTATTTAGGCCATGGCTCACTCCTTTATACCAGTTGTTTACATGTAGTATAGAGTCTAGTAGAGGAACTGCAGACAGCAGAGGCTCatgatgtgtcagtgtgcacGTGACGTCTTTGTGTTCTGGTTTCATTTATTCTATTTTGTTGCATTATGTACATCTactcatacacgcacatacagagCTACATAATAGTGTTAGATAGTGAAGCCTACAGTTGTGAACAGTACAATTTGTTCACAGTTCATACACAGagagctctgtgtttgtgcataCAGAGGAGGGGATGTGTTTTACTGCCCCAGCAGTTCATGTAACCCATTGTCATTTAAAGTTGCTGCAAGCTTTCAGAATGAGCTGGAATATAAAATCTATACTAGAAAACGACACCAAATCAATCATAATTTAATGACAGCTTtcaaaatatttccaaaataaaagcCTTCTGAGTATTTCTATCAGGCTGTGTTCGGTAAGAGCTCCACTAGAGGGACTCAGAGAGCTGTGTGTCATTCAGTGAAATTCAGGAGTGGCCAGTAATAcgtcaaattgccaaattcttTTATTGTACTGTTTTCCATGTAGTTTCTGGACATCAAGCCCTAAgggtttaaaaatgtaaaccttTGTAGGATGCATATTAAcctttataattaattttagcTACATCCCAGTTTTATTTAGCAATGACAATTCCTGAGATTTCTTTAGCTTAAACCTATTTTGTTGAGTTTCTCACGTCCATTAAGCCATCTGACTACCTAATAGTAGCTGCAGTGTGAATTATTATTTGCCTCATCTCTTTCTAAAGAGGAAGATACAGCTGAAACTTAGTCGTGTAGTCTGTCCAATTCTCTCACCTCCTAACCCGAATTCTTTGCTGAAATAGATCAGGTTCCAAAGCTTCAACCTTTATGCTAATACTGCTATCAGTGCTGTTGTGCTTCTCATCTTCTCGTAGATCTTTTGTGGCCAGTTAGCTCATTCGAATCTCCACCAAAACTGCATCATATTGCGGCAATTAATTCTGCAGTCCAACATTTGAATCTCCATTGCTTCTGCTTTGGTTATTATgacacagaaaatattttttttgttgttttgttttgtttttttaactgtgcAACTAACACCTTGTGCAAACAGTGTAGCCTTTTGTCGACAGCTTGTTAGACAACTACTATCTTCTTATCATGAAAATATTGCACCGAGCAATATTTGTAGTGCTGGTTTAAGTGGTTAGGCtctgccaagctgtcactgttgggccatTTGTCAAGGCCTCttaccctctctgctccagagtgctgtatcatggctgaccctgtgctctgaccccaacgtCCAATGTTGGTATATgggaagaaagaattttactgtgctgcagtgtatatgtgacaaaatcaaggcttctattctatttgttccaaaaaaaaaaaaacatttaattttggAGTTTTTATTAAGTTGAATGTAATTCATGTAATGAAACACTTTTACATCTTTTGGATTGAAACTATGGTGGCTACCCATTCAGGTGTTAATTTAAACAAAAGTTCTtaccaattttatttatttattttttttcagatcaTGTCAGAATACAGCTCTTTGCTGAAAGATCTTTGCGAGAACATCACTAACGAGGATCTGGAGCAGCTGAAGTCAGCCTGCAAGGAGGACATCCCTGATGACCAGAGCAACTCCATCACCTCTTCCAAAGAGTGGTTCAGTTACCTGGAAAAAAATGATAAGCTAGCTCAAGGTGAGAGAACGGAGATGAGGGACGAACAaactgtcattcattcatttccataTCAATAATGTCTGCTTTAAAGGTTAATTCTAGAGAAGTTAGGTGACTTTCTTTGTACAGAATACATATGTATTTATGCTCTCTGTAGATAACCTTTCCTACATTGAGCGCATCTTTGAGATCTCGCGGAGGCCTGATCTTTTGACCCGGGTCATCGAGTACCGTACAACAGTGCTGAAGATCTCAGAAGATGATGAAATTGACACCAAACTCACACGAATCCCATCGGCCAAGAAGTACAAGGgtaccaatttttttttaaccaaacacGTTTTGAAATTATGGTTTTATAACCACTATAATGCAAGAAATAAAAACGTCCACTGTGGACATGAGCCCTCAATGTTACATCATAATCAACATAATTAACCACAATTAATCTTTTTTATGCACATTATATCACTTTGAC
The Tachysurus fulvidraco isolate hzauxx_2018 chromosome 7, HZAU_PFXX_2.0, whole genome shotgun sequence DNA segment above includes these coding regions:
- the LOC113635476 gene encoding astrocytic phosphoprotein PEA-15, which gives rise to MSEYSSLLKDLCENITNEDLEQLKSACKEDIPDDQSNSITSSKEWFSYLEKNDKLAQDNLSYIERIFEISRRPDLLTRVIEYRTTVLKISEDDEIDTKLTRIPSAKKYKDIIRQPSEDEIIKLAPPPKKV